A stretch of the Elephas maximus indicus isolate mEleMax1 chromosome 3, mEleMax1 primary haplotype, whole genome shotgun sequence genome encodes the following:
- the NT5C1A gene encoding cytosolic 5'-nucleotidase 1A, with amino-acid sequence MEPGEPREPLEPGPGAETAAAPRWEEAKTFYDNLAPKKKPKSPKPQNAVTIAVSSRALFRMDEEQRIYTEQGVEDYVRYQLEHENEPFRPGPAFPFVKALEAVNSRLRELYPDSEDLFDIVLVTNNHAQVGVRLINSINHYDLSIERFCMTGGNSPICYLKAYHTNLYLSADAEKVQEAIDEGIAAATIFSPSRDVAVSQSQLRVAFDGDAVLFSDESERIVKAHGLDRFFEHEKAHENKPLAQGPLKGFLEALGRLQKKFYSKGLRLECPIRTYLVTARSAASSGARALKTLRSWGLETDEALFLAGAPKGPLLEKIRPHIFFDDQMFHVAGAQEMGTVAAHVPYGVAQTPRQAAATKQAPSAQ; translated from the exons ATGGAGCCCGGAGAGCCCCGGGAGCCCCTTGAACCCGGGCCGGGGGCAGAGACAGCTGCAGCCCCACGCTGGGAAGAAGCCAAGACTTTCTACGACAACCTCGCGCCCAAGAAGAAACCCAAATCG CCTAAGCCTCAGAATGCAGTCACCATTGCTGTGTCTTCCCGAGCCTTGTTCCGCATGGATGAGGAGCAGCGGATCTACACTGAGCAGGGTGTGGAGGACTACGTGCGCTACCAGCTGGAACATGAGAATGAGCCCTTCAGGCCCGGGCCCGCCTTCCCCTTCGTGAAG GCTCTGGAGGCTGTGAACAGCAGGCTGCGGGAGTTGTACCCCGATAGTGAGGACCTTTTTGACATTGTCCTCGTGACCAACAACCATGCTCAAGTGGGAGTCCGTCTCATCAATAGTATCAACCACTATG ACCTGTCCATCGAGAGGTTCTGCATGACAGGTGGGAACAGCCCCATCTGCTACCTCAAGGCCTACCACACGAACCTCTACTTGTCAGCTGATGCAGAAAAAGTGCAGGAAGCCATTGATGAGG GGATTGCAGCTGCTACCATCTTCAGCCCCAGCAGGGATGTGGCTGTGTCTCAGAGCCAGCTGCGCGTGGCCTTCGACGGAGACGCTGTGCTCTTCTCGGATGAGTCGGAGCGCATCGTCAAGGCCCACGGGCTGGACAGATTCTTCGAGCACGAGAAGGCCCACGAGAACAAACCTTTGGCCCAG GGCCCCCTAAAGGGCTTTCTGGAGGCACTGGGTAGGCTGCAGAAGAAGTTCTACTCCAAGGGCCTACGGCTTGAGTGCCCAATCCGCACCTACTTGGTGACAGCACGCAGTGCAGCCAGTTCTGGCGCCCGGGCTCTCAAGACCCTGCGCAGCTGGGGCCTGGAGACGGATGAGGCCTTGTTCCTGGCTGGAGCACCCAAGGGCCCCCTCCTTGAAAAGATCCGCCCACACATCTTCTTTGATGACCAGATGTTCCACGTGGCTGGGGCTCAGGAGATGGGCACGGTGGCTGCCCATGTGCCTTACGGTGTGGCACAGACACCCCGGCAGGCTGCGGCGACAAAGCAGGCCCCATCTGCCCAGTAG